The genomic interval GCGTTTGACCAAGCTCGTCCCGATCGCGTCCATGTGATGGTGGGCATTAACGACCTACGGCGGGGAGCGTCGGACGAGGAACTGCTGGGCAATATTCATCAGATTATGCAACGCTTGCGGCAACAGCATCCCGATGCGGAAGTGGTAGTGCATTCCATCTTGCCAACCCGGCTGCCTGCCTTGCCAAGCGATCGCATTCAGGGCTTGAATCAACAGATCGCCCGCTTAGCTCAGGCAGAACAGGTGAGCTATCTCGATCTCCAGATGTACTTTACAGATGCGGCGGGAGTGCTCCACCGTGATTTGACCACGGATGGCATTCATCTGAGTCAGCGGGGATATGCGGTGTGGCGCTTGGCGCTGCAGCAGTTTAACTTGGCTTAGGGTTGGAGATATAAAGAGGGGTAAGGGTTGAGAGCAAAGAGGCGATCGCTTGCTTAGGAATGCTAAACTATTATACAAAGTATAATTCAGCTCGGCAGTATGGATATTCAACTGAAAAAGTGGGGGAATAGCCTAGGCTTACGCATTCCCCATCGGTTGGCGGAGAGCTTTGGATGGGATGAAAACTCGACAGTGGAGATGTTGGAAGTAGATGGGGCGTTGGTGATCCGCAAGAAGGCGATCGCCACCTCTTTGGACGAGTTACTGGCCAGTATTCCTGACGATTTTTACTACCCCACGGATGTGAACGACTTTGTGAACAGTGGGCCAGAGGGGCAGGAATTGCTCTAGGAAAGGAGATCAGGATGCAGTTGCGCCGAGGTGAAGTGATTCGCGTCAATTTGAATCCCACCCAGGGAAGAGAGCAAATGGGAGATGCTCTCTCCTGCTTAGTGTTGAGCCAGATGTCTTTTAACGCGGCTAGGGGTGGCCTGGTGATTGTGTCACCCATTGCCAGCACGGTTAGACCTGAAATTAAGACGCTAATTCCTATTCCTGAAGGGTTTCGGGTGAGCGGGTCGGTGATTGCCGAGCAGATTCGCACCATCGATTTGAGCCAGCGCTGGTGGCGCAGTATGGATGAGCATTTGCCTTCGGCAGTGGTTGATCAGGTTGTGGCAACGCTGAATCTCATCATTGGCAGCTAGGCGGGGGCAGTAGGAAAATTAGGTGAATAATCCCTATCGTTTCTACGCTCTGCGTGGGAATGCTCCGGTGGCGCTCTTGCACCCAGATC from Leptolyngbya sp. CCY15150 carries:
- a CDS encoding AbrB/MazE/SpoVT family DNA-binding domain-containing protein — its product is MDIQLKKWGNSLGLRIPHRLAESFGWDENSTVEMLEVDGALVIRKKAIATSLDELLASIPDDFYYPTDVNDFVNSGPEGQELL
- a CDS encoding type II toxin-antitoxin system PemK/MazF family toxin, translated to MQLRRGEVIRVNLNPTQGREQMGDALSCLVLSQMSFNAARGGLVIVSPIASTVRPEIKTLIPIPEGFRVSGSVIAEQIRTIDLSQRWWRSMDEHLPSAVVDQVVATLNLIIGS